The Pseudomonas solani genome segment AGTGTCACCCTCTATCTCGAAGACCCATAGTCAGCCGCCGAGCATCGCTGCGTTGGGCTTCGCAACGCTCGGCGCCAACCTCCGGAGCAGATCCGTGCGTAGGGTGGATGACGCTTTTTTCATCCACCGGCGGTGTGGTCGGGAAGCGCGGAGTCAAGGCAGTCCTGCGGCCTGCCTGGCGACTGAAGTCGCCCCTACAAGGTCGTGCCAAGGGGATTTCTTGTGGGAGCGAATTCATTCGCGATGGGGCGTTTGGGCAGCCGCAGCCACGTGCCGGCTGCGGGTCTTCGCGGCTGAAGCCGCTCCCACAAGGAGAGCCCGCTGCGACGCCAACCTCGGGAGGTGGTCCGTGCGTAGGGTGGATGACGCTTTTTTCATCCACCGGCGGTGTGGTCGGGAAGCGCGGAGTCAAGGCAGTCCTGCGGCCTGCCTGGCGACTGAAGTCGCCCCTACAAGGTCGTGCCAAGGGGATTTCTTGTGGGAGCGAATTCATTCGCGATGGGGCGTTTGGGCAGCCGCAGCCACGTGCCGGCTGCGGGTCTTCGCGGCTGAAGCCGCTCCCACAAGGAGAGCCCGCTGCGACGCCAACCTCGGGAGGTGGTCCGGGCGTAGGGTGGATGACGCTCTTTTCATCCACCGGCGGTGTGGTCGGGAAGCGCGGAGTCAAGGCAGTCCTGCGGCCTGCTTGGCGACTGAAGTCGCCCCTACGGGGTCGTGCCACGGTGGGCGGTTTTTTGTGGGAGCGAATTCATTCGCGATGATCCCGTCTCGGGCTGAAGCCAGGGCTACGGCAGCCGTGCAGGGCGGGTGAGCCCCGCTAAACCACACCGGGTAACGCGATGCATCCTTCAGCCTCCGCGCCTCACCTGCAACCTTCGCGGTATCGCCAGCACCCCTGGCTGGTAGTCCCCGGCGATGGCCTGCAGCGTCCGATCCAGCACCTGTTCGGCGATCAGCTCGTGTTGCTGGCGCATGGAGTTCACTGGCAGCGGCAGGAAGTCCAGCAGCTGGGTGTCGCCGAAGGTGGCGAGTTGCAGCTGCTGCGGCCAGGCGCCCCGTTCGCGCAGCACATCCAGCACGCCGGCCAGCAGCACGTAGGCGGTGGTCACCAGTGCATCCGGCAGGTGGCCCTGGCGCTCCAGCAGGCCCAGCATCAGTTGTCGGCCGCACTCGCGGCTGAACTCGGCGCCATGTTCCACCCGCGCCTCGCCCCCGAAGCCGGCGAGCGCGGCACGGAAGCCCGCCTCGCGGTCGCGGCTGATGGGCAGCTCCGGCCGCGCGCCGAGCAACGCCACCTGGCGCGGCGGCGGGTTCAGCAGGCTGCGGGTGAGCAGTTGCGCCGCCTGGTGGTCATCGCTCACCACCGAGCAGAAACGCCCCGGGGCCAGCTCGCGGTCGACGGCGATCACCGGCAGCCCGGCATCCAGCAATGCACCCAGGCTCGGGTCCTGGGGTGGCAGGCAGCTGGCGACGATCAGCGCATCGCAACGCCGCGCACTGAAGAGCTGCAGCAGCTGGCGCTCGCTCTCCGGCTCGTCGTCGGAGCTGGCGATCAGCAACTGGTAGCCCCGGGTCCGTGCCTGTTGTTCCAGCAGCTTGGCCAGGCGCGCATAGCTGGGGTTTTCCAGGTCCGGGAGGATGAAGGCCAGGGTGCGCGTCTGCCCACGGCGCAAGCCGGCGGCATGGGGATCGGGGCGGTAACCGTGGGCATCGACCACCGCGCGCACCCGCTCCACGGTGGCGGGGGAGATGCGTTTCTCCTCGGCCTTGCCGTTGA includes the following:
- the cra gene encoding catabolite repressor/activator: MKLSDIARLAGVSVTTASYVVNGKAEEKRISPATVERVRAVVDAHGYRPDPHAAGLRRGQTRTLAFILPDLENPSYARLAKLLEQQARTRGYQLLIASSDDEPESERQLLQLFSARRCDALIVASCLPPQDPSLGALLDAGLPVIAVDRELAPGRFCSVVSDDHQAAQLLTRSLLNPPPRQVALLGARPELPISRDREAGFRAALAGFGGEARVEHGAEFSRECGRQLMLGLLERQGHLPDALVTTAYVLLAGVLDVLRERGAWPQQLQLATFGDTQLLDFLPLPVNSMRQQHELIAEQVLDRTLQAIAGDYQPGVLAIPRRLQVRRGG